TATCCACAGCCTTCTCAAGCAATTCCAATGATGTTGCATAAGATAAGCGAATATAGTTATCAGCACCAAACCCTGATCCTGGGATAACTGCTACTAGCGCTTCTTCCAGCAAAGCAGTTGCGAACTTATCTGCATCTGCGTATCCAGTAAGCTCGACCGCTTTCTCAATATTAGGGAATAAGTAGAATGCGCCATTCGGCTTCAGACAAGTAATCCCAGGGATATCATTCAGTTTCTTATGGATGATATCAAGCCTTTCGCTAAATGCAGCTTTCATCTCTTCCAGAGAGTCTTGCGGCCCCTCATATGCTTCAATCGTTGCATATTGGGAAGGAGTTGTTGGATTGGAAGTGCTGTGGCTCGCAAGGTTTGTCATAGCGGAAATAATTGCTTTATTCCCTGCTGCATAGCCGATGCGCCAGCCTGTCATGCTGTGGGATTTTGACACACCATTGATGACAATAGTCGCTTCCTTCAACTCTGGAGAAAGAGAAGCAATGGATACATGCTCATTATCTCCGTATACCAATTTTTCATATATTTCATCTGAAATAATCAGAATATTATACTCTAGACAAATCTCTCCAAGGGCAAGCAATTCTTCTTTCGAATAAATCATGCCTGTCGGATTGCTTGGCGAATTTATAATCACTGCTTTTGTTCTTGGTGTAATAGCTGATTTCAGCTGTTCAGGAGTAATCTTGAACTCGTTCTCCTCCACTCCATTTACAAAAACCGGCACACCATCAGCAAGCTTTACTTGTTCCGGATAGCTTACCCAATAAGGAATAGGAATGATTACTTCATCCCCTTCATCTAGCAGCACTTGAAATAATGTGTATAAGCCGTGTTTTGCTCCGTTCGTAACAATGATTTGATTAGGCTCATAGCTTAGGCCTTGGTCTCTTTGCAGCTTGTTGATAATCGCTTTTTTCAAAAGCGGCAGGCCAGCTGCCGGCGTGTATTTTGTGTGACCTTCATTCATGCTTTTCACAGCTGCATCGATGATATTTTGAGGAGTGTTGAAATCAGGTTCGCCTGCTCCCAATCCGATGACATCATGTCCCTCTTCCTTCAAGGATTTCGCTTTTGCCGTAATCGCAAGAGTCGTTGATGGGGTTAAAGCACTTACTCTTTTTGCTAATTGAACATTCATTGTTTTTCTCCTCCAAATACCATTCTTTAAAAAATTCAGATATATTCCTGCGAAGCTCTCTGTTAAGAGAGCCCTTTTTTAGCTTAATGGCGTAATGCTTGCTAAAATTTTGTACACTTCTAAATATTTTCAATATTTCTATGCAATTCTCCTGTTTCATAATCAAAATAAAAATAATTGATTAAATCATCATCTGTGTGGGCGTACACTTCCCAAACAGGAAGACCTTCAAGCATGCCAAGACGGACTGTATCAATGGATGAAAGCTCCCTCTCCGATGATAGTTTATTAATGACTTGCTGTTTTGTCAGCCCATCTTTTTTATTTTTGACCGTCACCGCATGGCTTTTTTCTTCAATCCACACAACGATATCTTCCTTATCCTTATTTTTTCCTTCTACTACGTAGTAACTGTCATTGCCGTTATAGAGAGAAAAATTATCCATGCTGACAAGGCCTGCTTCTTCTTTTGCTATTTTTTCTGCGGTCTCACGAGCCTTGGATACTGGCTGATGAGCTGTTGTATATGTATAGATGACAATTCCGAGTACAACAACTGCCAGGCCGATAAAAGACCAAATCCACTTTTTCATTTCATCACTTCTTTATTTATGTTTTTTATTTTTCATAGAGGCCGGAGTCTTAGCTCCAGCCTCTAGTATAAAGACTGCTTGGATATTTCGTCTATTATTTTAACACAATACAGTATCCATTAAATCCATTCCTTGATAAAAAATTCAATTTCATCTAACTTCTTTCTGATTACGGGCACTTTGGGAATGGACTCTAAAAAGAGCTCTCCATAAGTGGTTGTTATGATTCTTCTGTCCAGGATTACAATAAACCCTTTATCTGTTTCGGTCCTAATCAGCCTGCCGAATCCTTGCTTAAATCTTAAGACTGCTTCTGGTAAGCTGTTTTCCAAAAACGGATTGCCGCCCATAGACTTAATACGTTCATTCTTGGCTTCATTCAACGGCTCATCTGGAGAGGAGAACGGAAGTCTTACAATAATTAAACAGGTCAGATCCTCTCCCGGAATATCAATTCCTTCCCAGAAGCTGTTCGTGCCAAGCAAAATCGCCTTGTCATAGCGCTGAAAATTCCTCGTCAGCCTCATTCTGCTGCCAGTTGTAATTCCTTGAGCCAATATCGCATAATCTGGCAGGCTTCCTCTTGCTTTAATCATTTCATACGTCTTCTTCAGCATCTCATTGGACGTAAATAAAATCAGCATCCGCCCGCTTGTAGCTTCTGCAATGGAAATGATATGTCCTGTTACTGCCTCGATATATTCATCAAGCGGCACATTATTTATATCTGGAACCTCATCTGGTACAATCAGTCTGACTTGCTTATCATACTCAAACGGAGAAGGAATCTGCTTCTCCAAATGCTTAATACTGGAAAGCCCGAGTCCGTTTGCATAGTATT
This DNA window, taken from Niallia sp. Man26, encodes the following:
- a CDS encoding DUF5590 domain-containing protein — encoded protein: MKKWIWSFIGLAVVVLGIVIYTYTTAHQPVSKARETAEKIAKEEAGLVSMDNFSLYNGNDSYYVVEGKNKDKEDIVVWIEEKSHAVTVKNKKDGLTKQQVINKLSSERELSSIDTVRLGMLEGLPVWEVYAHTDDDLINYFYFDYETGELHRNIENI
- a CDS encoding pyridoxal phosphate-dependent aminotransferase → MNVQLAKRVSALTPSTTLAITAKAKSLKEEGHDVIGLGAGEPDFNTPQNIIDAAVKSMNEGHTKYTPAAGLPLLKKAIINKLQRDQGLSYEPNQIIVTNGAKHGLYTLFQVLLDEGDEVIIPIPYWVSYPEQVKLADGVPVFVNGVEENEFKITPEQLKSAITPRTKAVIINSPSNPTGMIYSKEELLALGEICLEYNILIISDEIYEKLVYGDNEHVSIASLSPELKEATIVINGVSKSHSMTGWRIGYAAGNKAIISAMTNLASHSTSNPTTPSQYATIEAYEGPQDSLEEMKAAFSERLDIIHKKLNDIPGITCLKPNGAFYLFPNIEKAVELTGYADADKFATALLEEALVAVIPGSGFGADNYIRLSYATSLELLEKAVDRIHRFVESKAAKETV